From a region of the Candidatus Poribacteria bacterium genome:
- a CDS encoding sugar phosphate isomerase/epimerase, which produces MVMSKEYPISLFSQSLFALPLREAIDGAARAGYAAIELACAAPHLDAETARSRSGEVASWIRDAGMAVSALSGFNRFTDGGTLDAELAAAEIYLRAAPALGTGIVKLTPGAPASALATQEHWDTLARALDRLIPVAESLDLRLAFETHMRQVTDTLAGTRRFLSLSDAPCIGLTIDFSNFAFARESVPEAVLELGSRSFNAHVKNGRIRDDGSWDFLPLDEGWTSYPDVLRALDQVGYQGYLTVECLGADAKERPLETASRDRLILERFLRDQEGTA; this is translated from the coding sequence GTGGTCATGTCGAAGGAGTACCCGATCTCGCTCTTCAGCCAGAGCTTGTTCGCGTTGCCGCTGCGCGAAGCCATCGACGGGGCGGCTCGCGCCGGATATGCCGCCATCGAGTTGGCGTGCGCGGCTCCGCATCTTGACGCCGAGACGGCACGCTCGCGTTCCGGCGAGGTCGCGTCGTGGATACGGGACGCCGGCATGGCAGTCTCCGCGCTGTCGGGGTTCAACCGGTTCACCGACGGCGGAACTCTCGATGCCGAGCTCGCGGCTGCCGAGATATACCTGCGCGCCGCGCCGGCGTTGGGAACGGGCATCGTCAAGCTGACGCCGGGCGCTCCGGCATCCGCGCTGGCGACGCAGGAGCACTGGGACACGCTCGCCCGCGCGCTGGATCGCCTGATCCCAGTCGCGGAGTCGCTCGACCTGCGCCTGGCGTTCGAGACGCACATGCGGCAGGTCACCGACACGCTCGCCGGAACGCGGCGGTTCCTGTCACTCTCGGATGCGCCGTGCATCGGGCTGACCATCGACTTCTCGAACTTCGCGTTCGCGCGCGAGAGCGTTCCCGAAGCCGTCTTGGAGCTGGGGTCCCGGTCATTCAACGCCCACGTCAAGAACGGGCGGATCCGCGACGACGGGTCGTGGGACTTCCTGCCGCTGGACGAGGGCTGGACGAGCTACCCCGACGTATTGCGCGCCCTCGATCAGGTGGGCTACCAGGGGTACTTGACCGTCGAGTGCTTGGGAGCCGACGCGAAGGAGCGTCCCCTGGAGACCGCCTCGCGCGACCGCCTCATCCTCGAACGCTTTCTCCGCGATCAGGAGGGAACCGCATGA
- a CDS encoding aldo/keto reductase translates to MSDWLDATLRVDGIDKPLSTLALGTAFFARRSAEAYHGLLDTFTDAGGTLVDTARIYAGGESESLIGEWFDRSGKRDRIVLITKGGHGADNYLPSSDLESVLRGELAISLERLRTDWIDLYMLHRDNQEVPVSEIMEPLNALVSDGAVRTLGASNWEYRRVAEAQEYAEKRGLVAFGVVSNTLSLARPVANFFRGLVTVDPVGEAWHERTGMPLIPWSSQARGFYTDRFPPERRKNPAPDERQMYRCYGSDENFERRRRAWELGERKSVTGMEIALAWLLRRPFPVVPVVGPRTADELDSCIRATHLRLTDAESDWLDLKA, encoded by the coding sequence ATGAGCGACTGGCTCGACGCGACGCTGCGAGTGGACGGGATCGACAAGCCACTGTCCACGTTGGCGCTGGGAACCGCGTTCTTCGCCCGCCGATCCGCCGAGGCGTACCACGGGCTTCTCGACACCTTCACGGACGCCGGAGGCACCCTTGTCGATACGGCGCGCATCTATGCAGGCGGCGAGAGCGAATCGCTCATCGGCGAGTGGTTCGACCGGAGCGGCAAGCGCGACCGGATCGTGCTCATCACGAAGGGCGGGCACGGGGCGGACAACTATCTGCCGTCCAGCGACCTCGAGAGCGTCCTGCGCGGCGAGTTGGCGATCAGTCTGGAACGGCTCCGCACCGACTGGATCGACCTCTATATGCTCCATCGCGACAACCAGGAGGTTCCCGTCAGCGAGATCATGGAGCCGCTCAACGCGCTCGTGTCCGACGGAGCCGTGCGCACGCTCGGCGCGTCGAACTGGGAGTACCGCCGCGTCGCCGAGGCGCAGGAGTACGCCGAGAAGCGAGGGCTCGTCGCGTTCGGCGTCGTCAGCAACACGCTGAGCCTGGCGCGTCCCGTTGCGAACTTCTTCCGGGGACTCGTCACGGTCGATCCAGTCGGCGAGGCGTGGCACGAGCGGACGGGGATGCCGCTGATCCCGTGGTCGTCGCAGGCGCGGGGGTTCTATACGGATCGGTTCCCGCCGGAACGCCGGAAGAACCCGGCTCCCGACGAGCGGCAGATGTACCGCTGCTACGGGAGCGACGAGAACTTCGAGCGGCGACGGCGCGCGTGGGAGCTGGGCGAGCGAAAGAGCGTGACGGGCATGGAGATCGCGCTGGCGTGGCTGCTGCGCCGACCGTTCCCGGTCGTGCCGGTCGTCGGACCTCGGACGGCGGACGAGCTCGATTCGTGCATCCGCGCAACGCATCTGCGGCTCACGGACGCTGAATCGGACTGGCTCGACCTCAAGGCATAG